In one Buteo buteo chromosome 10, bButBut1.hap1.1, whole genome shotgun sequence genomic region, the following are encoded:
- the ADAMTSL5 gene encoding ADAMTS-like protein 5 isoform X1 codes for MAGWGCRGVPVPSGGPHGAGCRQPWWLLLLAWLSLGCAGGTAQGPALGAPARVPEPPAPARPRRQPARGTWGSWGPWSSCSSSCGDGVALRTRRCLRSTEEEPCTGDPRQYRLCQLQGCPGGSVPFRAMQCSLYDNKPVLGTQARYRWVPFHGAPNVCDLNCLAMGHNFYYTFGRVLDGTRCSPGSPDLCVGGRCLSVGCDGILGSGTQPDACGQCGGGHDTCLFVHRLFQGTDPSSGYFGYMNVTKIPAGATHIKVTDKSRNYLALMTSDGRYVLNGDWSIAWPGPYEVAGTQLHYARDPDGTETLEAPGPTDKDLHVMVLLQEPNPGIEYEFWLPRGHPQPGRVDTSPLRQPQPRGAGSPPPPESPVTPAPAPPTKPRGSATEPPPRSPPGWSVARAAAERCGRCRPPKGRSQRIWHFCQSDFVFQGRILAQRLVGQETRYEVEVKTPYRHRFPLVSREYVWVPNICGCPRLQEGGEYLLMARRHVNYERTLNRILLQDNGYARPWTPREDRLVREAAQHCPQPRPP; via the exons ATGGCCGGGTGGGGGTGTCGGGGAGTCCCGGTTCCCAGCGGGGGACCCCACGGTGCCGG GTGCCGGCAACCCTggtggctgctgctcctggcctgGCTTAGCCTGGGCTGCGCCGGCGGCACAGCGCAG ggcccagccctgggggcaCCGGCGCGGGTCCccgagcccccagcccctgctcgGCCCCGCCGGCAGCCGGCCCGGGgcacctgggggtcctggggaccctggagctcctgctccagctcctgtgGGGACGGCGTCGCCCTCCGCACCCGGAGGTGCCTGCG GTCCACCGAGGAGGAGCCGTGCACGGGTGACCCGCGGCAGTACCGGCTCTGCCAGCTCCAG GGCTGCCCCGGCGGCTCGGTGCCCTTCCGTGCCATGCAGTGCTCCCTCTACGACAACAAGCCCGTCCTGGGCACGCAAGCCCGGTACCGCTGGGTGCCCTTCCATGGAG CCCCCAACGTCTGTGACCTCAACTGCCTGGCCATGGGGCACAACTTCTACTACACCTTCGGCCGGGTGTTGGACGGCACCCGCTgcagccccggctccccggACCTCTGCGTTGGCGGGCGCTGCCTG AGCGTGGGCTGCGACGGGATCCTGGGCTCGGGCACGCAGCCCGACGCCTGCGGCCAATGCGGCGGCGGCCACGACACGTGTCTCTTCGTGCACCGGCTCTTCCAGGGCACGGACCCCTCCTCCG GTTATTTTGGGTACATGAATGTGACCAAGATCCCAGCTGGGGCCACCCATATCAAGGTGACGGACAAGAGCCGCAACTACCTCG CCCTGATGACAAGCGATGGGCGCTACGTGCTCAACGGGGACTGGTCCATTGCCTGGCCGGGACCATACGAGGTGGCCGGCACCCAGCTGCACTACGCCCGGGACCCTGATGGCACCGAGACCCTGGAGGCGCCCGGGCCCACCGACAAGGATCTGCACGTGATG GTCCTGCTGCAGGAGCCCAACCCTGGCATCGAGTACGAGTTCTGGCTGCCCCGCGggcacccccagcctggccGTGTCGACACCAGCCCCCTgcggcagccccagccccggggggccggcagccccccgcccccggagTCCCCGGTcaccccggccccggcgccaCCGACCAAGCCCAGGGGCTCTGCCACGGAGCCACCACCGAGAAGCCCCCCTGGCTGGAGCGTGGCCAGGGCTGCCGCAG AGCGATGCGGGAGGTGCCGCCCACCCAAGGGACGTTCCCAGCGCATCTGGCACTTCTGCCAGAGTGACTTCG TCTTCCAGGGCCGGATCCTGGCGCAGCGCTTAGTGGGGCAAGAGACGCGCTACGAGGTGGAGGTGAAAACGCCGTATCGGCACCGCTTCCCGCTGGTGTCCCGGGAATACGTGTGGGTCCCCAACATCTGCGGTTGCCCCCGGCTCCAGGAGGGCGGCGAGTACCTGCTCATGGCACGGCGGCACGTCAACTACGAGCGCACGCTCAACCGCATCCTGCTGCAGGACAACGGCTATGCCCGGCCGTGGACGCCCCGTGAGGACCGGCTGGTGCGGGAGGCAGCCCAGCActgtccccagccccggccGCCCTGA
- the ADAMTSL5 gene encoding ADAMTS-like protein 5 isoform X2, which translates to MAGWGCRGVPVPSGGPHGAGCRQPWWLLLLAWLSLGCAGGTAQGPALGAPARVPEPPAPARPRRQPARGTWGSWGPWSSCSSSCGDGVALRTRRCLRSTEEEPCTGDPRQYRLCQLQGCPGGSVPFRAMQCSLYDNKPVLGTQARYRWVPFHGAPNVCDLNCLAMGHNFYYTFGRVLDGTRCSPGSPDLCVGGRCLSVGCDGILGSGTQPDACGQCGGGHDTCLFVHRLFQGTDPSSGYFGYMNVTKIPAGATHIKVTDKSRNYLALMTSDGRYVLNGDWSIAWPGPYEVAGTQLHYARDPDGTETLEAPGPTDKDLHVMVLLQEPNPGIEYEFWLPRGHPQPGRVDTSPLRQPQPRGAGSPPPPESPVTPAPAPPTKPRGSATEPPPRSPPGWSVARAAAALPRQSDAGGAAHPRDVPSASGTSARVTSSSRAGSWRSA; encoded by the exons ATGGCCGGGTGGGGGTGTCGGGGAGTCCCGGTTCCCAGCGGGGGACCCCACGGTGCCGG GTGCCGGCAACCCTggtggctgctgctcctggcctgGCTTAGCCTGGGCTGCGCCGGCGGCACAGCGCAG ggcccagccctgggggcaCCGGCGCGGGTCCccgagcccccagcccctgctcgGCCCCGCCGGCAGCCGGCCCGGGgcacctgggggtcctggggaccctggagctcctgctccagctcctgtgGGGACGGCGTCGCCCTCCGCACCCGGAGGTGCCTGCG GTCCACCGAGGAGGAGCCGTGCACGGGTGACCCGCGGCAGTACCGGCTCTGCCAGCTCCAG GGCTGCCCCGGCGGCTCGGTGCCCTTCCGTGCCATGCAGTGCTCCCTCTACGACAACAAGCCCGTCCTGGGCACGCAAGCCCGGTACCGCTGGGTGCCCTTCCATGGAG CCCCCAACGTCTGTGACCTCAACTGCCTGGCCATGGGGCACAACTTCTACTACACCTTCGGCCGGGTGTTGGACGGCACCCGCTgcagccccggctccccggACCTCTGCGTTGGCGGGCGCTGCCTG AGCGTGGGCTGCGACGGGATCCTGGGCTCGGGCACGCAGCCCGACGCCTGCGGCCAATGCGGCGGCGGCCACGACACGTGTCTCTTCGTGCACCGGCTCTTCCAGGGCACGGACCCCTCCTCCG GTTATTTTGGGTACATGAATGTGACCAAGATCCCAGCTGGGGCCACCCATATCAAGGTGACGGACAAGAGCCGCAACTACCTCG CCCTGATGACAAGCGATGGGCGCTACGTGCTCAACGGGGACTGGTCCATTGCCTGGCCGGGACCATACGAGGTGGCCGGCACCCAGCTGCACTACGCCCGGGACCCTGATGGCACCGAGACCCTGGAGGCGCCCGGGCCCACCGACAAGGATCTGCACGTGATG GTCCTGCTGCAGGAGCCCAACCCTGGCATCGAGTACGAGTTCTGGCTGCCCCGCGggcacccccagcctggccGTGTCGACACCAGCCCCCTgcggcagccccagccccggggggccggcagccccccgcccccggagTCCCCGGTcaccccggccccggcgccaCCGACCAAGCCCAGGGGCTCTGCCACGGAGCCACCACCGAGAAGCCCCCCTGGCTGGAGCGTGGCCAGGGCTGCCGCAG CTTTGCCCCGGCAGAGCGATGCGGGAGGTGCCGCCCACCCAAGGGACGTTCCCAGCGCATCTGGCACTTCTGCCAGAGTGACTTCG TCTTCCAGGGCCGGATCCTGGCGCAGCGCTTAG